In a genomic window of Helianthus annuus cultivar XRQ/B chromosome 10, HanXRQr2.0-SUNRISE, whole genome shotgun sequence:
- the LOC110882051 gene encoding uncharacterized protein LOC110882051, with translation MADKVLMAKELEVDSKTASESISKVSKSGSNNESGKTDKAKIESDCKNCMKDCKVCSTNAYLTAKKTEELVEKVKMVEDQILSRDKLMRASNERIKELTERIERDKTDLKRTIKDSDERNGKTSKENFQLSGVLQTKERQINQHLDEIANLKLQFQEAKIENKRINLKLNSYSSASFVLQHIVPQPIGKNQAGEDVYSDGTGKKSGLDNEDETNEKLNDVKLPETNDVTFTSSSDEDSDQFEVVKNVVENVLKSDSDSTEDERCFLNNYIPKSKSQNNLSDKPTLVMYKMSGSDKLYSDSEFPLENVNVDKLKKVFKLELPRSISRWIMDSGASRHMTGRKALLYDVIGFNGGYVGFASNQGGRIIGEGTLSNGVITFEGVNYIAELENNLLSISQICDRMYSTHFTNKECLILNPGFVIP, from the exons ATGGCAGACAAAGTGCTTATGGCAAAGGAACTAGAGGTAGATTCCAAAACTGCGTCTGAGTCAATAAGCAAGGTCAGTAAAAGTGGTTCAAACAATGAATCAGGTAAGACTGATAAAGCTAAAATTGAGagtgattgcaaaaattgcatgaaagattGCAAAGTTTGCAGCACAAATGCATATCTCACAGCCAAAAAGACTGAAGAACTGGTTGAAAAGGTCAAAATGGTTGAAGATCAAATCTTAAGTAGAGATAAACTTATGAGAGCTTCAAATGAGAGAATAAAAGAATTAACAGAGAGGATTGAAAGAGATAAAACTGAT CTGAAGAGAACAATAAAAGATTCTGATGAGCGAAATGGTAAAACATCCAAAGAAaattttcaattgtctggagttCTTCAGACAAAAGAAAGACAAATCAACCAGCATTTGGATGAGATTGCAAATCTTAAGCTTCAGTTTCAGGAAGCTAAGATTGAGAATAAAAGAATCAATCTGAAACTGAACAGTTACAGCTCCGCGAGCTTTGTTCTTCAACACATAGTTCCCCAACCAATTGGGAAGAACCAAGCTGGTGAGGATGTATACtcagatggaaccggg aaaaagtctGGGTTGGATAATGAAGATGAAACAAATGAGAAATTAAATGATGTTAAACTTCCAGAAACAaatgatgtcacattcacttcatcatctGATGAAGATAGTGATCAATTCGAAGTCGTAAAAAATGtggttgaaaatgttttaaaatctgacAGTGATTCGACTGAAGATGAAAGGTGCTTTTTGAATAACTACATTCCGAAATCAAAATCCCAAAATAACTTAAGTGAcaaacctactcttgtcatgtacaagatgtctggttcagataagttgtattCAGATTCTGAATTTCCACttgagaatgtgaatgttgaCAAGTTGAAGAAAGTGTTCAAATTG GAGCTCCCGAGATCTATctcacgttggattatggatagcggagcatccaggcacatgacagggagAAAAGCCCTGCTTTACGATGTTATAGGGTTTAACGGTGGTTACGTTGGTTTTGCTAGTAATCAAGGAGGACGTATCAttggtgaaggaacattatcaaatggtgttatcacgtTTGAAGGAGTCAACTACATAGCCGAGCTAGAAAACAATCTTCTTAgcatttctcaaatctgtgaccgAATGTATTCTACACATTTCACTAATAAAGAATGTCTGATCTTGAACCCAGGGTTTGTCATCCCCTag